A region of the Oceanihabitans sp. IOP_32 genome:
TTGTAACGCTGTTAAAAATTGGTTAAAAATCAGCAAGGCTATTAATACAGCTTGCCGTAATCAAATATTTAACAAGAGTATATACCATATTTGGCCGATCTAGTACACTACTCAAAAAACACCAAGTACATTTTTAAAACTAGACAAACAAATTCATCTGTTTTAAGTATTTTTATTGAAAATTATAACGATATAAAAACCATGAGAAAAACAGCACTAATCACAGGAGCTACCAGTGGTATTGGAAAAGCTACAGCATACGAATTAGCAAAACACGATATAAATCTAATACTTTGTGGGAGACGATTAGAACGCCTAAACAGCATAAAAAACGATTTAGAACGTTTAACCCATGTGCATATTTTAAATTTTGATGTTCGCGATAAAAACGAGACTTTAAAAGCTATTGAGTCGCTACCAAAAGCCTTTAAAATTATTGATATTCTTATTAATAATGCTGGAAATGCGCACGGATTAGACCCTATACAAACTGGAAACCTCGACGATTGGGATGCCATGATGGATATTAATGTAAAAGGCTTACTTTATGTAAGTAAAGCAGTTATTCCGCAAATGACCGAGCGTCAAACTGGACATATTATAAATATAGGCTCTTCTGCTGGAAAAGAAGTTTACCCAAAAGGCAACGTGTATTGTGGCAGTAAACATGCCGTTTTAGCAATTACTGAAGGCATGCGCATGGACTTAAACCCGTTTGGAATAAAAGTTGGTGCCGTAAACCCTGGCTTGGTTGAAACCGAGTTTTCTAAAGTGCGTTTTAAAGGCGATGCTATGGCTGAAAACGTTTATAAAGGCTATAAAGCTTTGCAAGCCGAAGATATTGCAGAGATTATTTATTTTGCCATTTCAAGACCGCCTCATGTAAATATTGCGGATGTATTGGTGTTGCCCACGGCGCAAGCGAGCAGCACTATTGTTAAAAAAGAATTTTAAAATTACAACTATAAGATTCCCGTCTTCACGGGAATTAAAAATAAACAACTTTAATAATGATTAACAAACGCTTACTTATAAAACACCTTTTAGCTCACAACGATGAGAACAGTTTTTATGACAAAAAGCGTAAAATAGATATTAGTCAAAAAGAAGGGAAAGGCAAGTTTTTAAAACACATTTGTGCGCTTTCCAACAGCAACCCTAAAAACAACTCTTATATTGTAATTGGTGTAGAAGATGAAGACAACAATATTGTTGGTGTCGATTTTTTTGACGATAGTAAAATCCAGAACCTCATTAATGCCTATTTAACCAATCCGCCTATTGTGCAGTACGAAAACATTCCGTTTCCGCATTTGCCAAACGACAAAGTAGTAGGATTAGTCACCATTCGCCCTACGGGGAAAATCACTTCCTTGCGGAAAAATATATGGAAATATTATGGGGGTTCGGTATTCTTTAGAGATGGCAGCATAAGTATGCCCAAGGTGTTTGATGTGGATATAAAAGACATCAATTCTAAAATTGTTGAAGCTATTGAAAACAATGCACAAAACAATATTGAACACACCTTAGATGCCGTTTTTCATTTTATGAATACCCGAAAAGATTACAATGCCCAATACAAAGTGTTTAAAGAATATTTTGTAGTGTGTTGGTCTGGGCAAAAAAAGACAATAAAAGATGAAACCTTTTACTCTAGGGTAGATATTGAATTGATTAATGAGCAAGTCCGTTTATTTTTCTCGGCTTTAGATCAAGTTTCAATCACAATAAATCCAGACTCGTTTCAGATTATTGAATATGTAAATCTCGGACTTCAAAACACCAATAAATATTATCCGCTGGAGGAAACCATTATTAGTTTTGAAGATAACGCCACTTATAATATTGATACTAAGCTATTATTTGAACCGCCTCAATTTGATAAAAAAATATTACATCATATTTATAATTCTAACAATGCGCTATTAGAAAAACTAAAAAAAGGACTTTCGCTTACAAAAAATGAAGAAGACGATTTAAAAAACTTACCTGTAACCTATTTAATATGCTATTTTAATTTATTTCATGATGCTATCGATAAACTCAACGAGGCCAAACCCTATTTAAAAGCTTATAGTGAAGAAATATATAATCTATACAAAGAGGCTTTACGCATTTTAAGAAAAGTGAAATATAGCTAAATTCATTAAAAATTAATTCTCAGAGATGTTATCTATATTTTTTTCAGTAAAAGCAAAGACCCCACAGTTTCTATATCCTGTGGGGTCTTGAGTTAAAAATTGACTGAATTTTATTATAAATTAAAAATCTATAAATCAAACTTAATGCCTTGGGCTAAAGGCAACTCATCTGAATAATTAATCGTATTGGTTTGTCTTCTCATATACACTTTCCAAGCATCACTACCAGACTCGCGACCGCCACCAGTTTCTTTTTCACCACCAAAAGCACCACCAATTTCAGCACCCGAAGTCCCAATGTTTACGTTAGCAATGCCACAGTCTGAACCAGCATAAGATAAAAATTTCTCGGCCTCTTTCAATTCATTAGTCATAATGGCCGACGATAAACCTTGAGCAACCGCATTCTGCTTTTCAATAGCATTTTCAACACCTCCGGAATACTTCATTACATATAAAATTGGAGCAAAAGTTTCGTGTTGAACGATTTCAAAATGATTTTCAGCTTCAATTATGGTTGGTTTTACATAACAGCCGCTTTCGTATCCTTTACCTTCTAAAACACCGCCTTCAACTAAAACATTACCGCCTTCAGCCTTAGCTTTTTCAATAGCAGCTAGATATGTATTTACCGAATCTTTATCAATTAAAGGCCCGATATGATTTTTTTCATCCAACGGGTTACCAATGGTTAATTGGCCGTATGCACCTACAATGGCGTCTCTTACTTTATTATAGACTGATTCGTGAATAATTAAACGTCTTGTTGAAGTACAACGCTGTCCGCAAGTGCCCACAGCACCAAATACAGCACCTGGAACCACCACTTTTAAATCGGCCGTAGGCGTAATAATAATGGCATTGTTACCGCCCAATTCTAATAGTGATTTACCAAAACGCTGGGCAACTGTTGTGCCTACAATACGTCCCATTCGAGTAGAACCCGTAGCAGATACTAACGCCACTCTAGTATCTTTAGTCATCATCTCGCCTACTTTATAATCGCCCGTAATAATACTTGAAATCCCTTCTGGCAAGTTATTTTCTTTTAAAACCTCGGCAATAATATTTTGACAGGCCACAGAGCATAGAGGTACTTTTTCTGAAGCTTTCCAAACACATACATCACCACAAACCCATGCTAATGCCGTGTTCCATGCCCAAACCGCCACTGGAAAGTTAAATGCCGAAATAATTCCAACAACCCCAATAGGGTGCCATTGCTCACGCATGACGTGTCCTGGACGCTCAGACGGCATGGTTTGTCCGTTTAACTGTCTTGATAAGCCTACAGCAAAATCGCAAATATCAATCATTTCTTGAACTTCGCCGTAACCTTCTTGCAAGGATTTACCCATCTCATAAGACACCAATTTACCTAGAGGTTCTTTTAATTCTCTTAATTTATTTCCAAACTGGCGTACAATCTCCCCACGCTGTGGTGCTGGCATATCTCGAAAAGTTAAAAATGCTTTGCTAGCTGTTGCCATCACCTTTTCGTAATCGTCCTGCGTAGAGGCTTTTACTTTAGCAATTAGCTTACCATCTACTGGTGAATAAGATTCTATAAGGTCTCCGTTCGAAAAATTATTGGCCCCTGTAGATGTGCCATTATTTATAGGTTTTATACCTAATTCTTTTAAAGTGTCTTGTATTCCAAATTCAGCTGCTACTGTTTCCATGTATTGTTTGATTTTTTTATTGACTTCACTGCGAATATACTAAATTACGGCGTTATTTTTTTCTGAATTTCATATTAAAATACTATATTGAAACGCTTAACAAGACTAATCCATTATGAAAAAACTCATTCTTTTAACTACTATCGTATTATCTTTCAACGCTTGCAAAAATTCCGAAAATAATACAGAAGAAGTCCCACAACTCCCTAAACAAGAATTCGCAATAATAATTCATGGTGGTGCTGGCACCATTCTTAAAAAGAATATGACCCCCGAGAAAGAAGCCGCCTATAAATCGAAATTAGAGGAAGCCATTCGAGTGGGTTATAACATTTTAAAAAATGGAGGAACAAGTTTAGAAGCGGTTACAAAAACCATAAACGTTATGGAAGATTCTCCGCTTTTTAACGCGGGTAAAGGCGCCGTGTTTACACATGAAGAAACGAACGAACACGATGCCTCGATTATGGATGGTAAAACATTAAATGCTGGTGCTTCTGCTGGCACAACCACCGTAAAAAACCCTATTGATTTAGCGCGTGCTATCATGGATAATTCGCCTCATGTTATGCTTTCTGGTAAAGGTGCCGATACCTT
Encoded here:
- a CDS encoding SDR family NAD(P)-dependent oxidoreductase, which produces MRKTALITGATSGIGKATAYELAKHDINLILCGRRLERLNSIKNDLERLTHVHILNFDVRDKNETLKAIESLPKAFKIIDILINNAGNAHGLDPIQTGNLDDWDAMMDINVKGLLYVSKAVIPQMTERQTGHIINIGSSAGKEVYPKGNVYCGSKHAVLAITEGMRMDLNPFGIKVGAVNPGLVETEFSKVRFKGDAMAENVYKGYKALQAEDIAEIIYFAISRPPHVNIADVLVLPTAQASSTIVKKEF
- a CDS encoding ATP-binding protein encodes the protein MINKRLLIKHLLAHNDENSFYDKKRKIDISQKEGKGKFLKHICALSNSNPKNNSYIVIGVEDEDNNIVGVDFFDDSKIQNLINAYLTNPPIVQYENIPFPHLPNDKVVGLVTIRPTGKITSLRKNIWKYYGGSVFFRDGSISMPKVFDVDIKDINSKIVEAIENNAQNNIEHTLDAVFHFMNTRKDYNAQYKVFKEYFVVCWSGQKKTIKDETFYSRVDIELINEQVRLFFSALDQVSITINPDSFQIIEYVNLGLQNTNKYYPLEETIISFEDNATYNIDTKLLFEPPQFDKKILHHIYNSNNALLEKLKKGLSLTKNEEDDLKNLPVTYLICYFNLFHDAIDKLNEAKPYLKAYSEEIYNLYKEALRILRKVKYS
- a CDS encoding aldehyde dehydrogenase family protein gives rise to the protein METVAAEFGIQDTLKELGIKPINNGTSTGANNFSNGDLIESYSPVDGKLIAKVKASTQDDYEKVMATASKAFLTFRDMPAPQRGEIVRQFGNKLRELKEPLGKLVSYEMGKSLQEGYGEVQEMIDICDFAVGLSRQLNGQTMPSERPGHVMREQWHPIGVVGIISAFNFPVAVWAWNTALAWVCGDVCVWKASEKVPLCSVACQNIIAEVLKENNLPEGISSIITGDYKVGEMMTKDTRVALVSATGSTRMGRIVGTTVAQRFGKSLLELGGNNAIIITPTADLKVVVPGAVFGAVGTCGQRCTSTRRLIIHESVYNKVRDAIVGAYGQLTIGNPLDEKNHIGPLIDKDSVNTYLAAIEKAKAEGGNVLVEGGVLEGKGYESGCYVKPTIIEAENHFEIVQHETFAPILYVMKYSGGVENAIEKQNAVAQGLSSAIMTNELKEAEKFLSYAGSDCGIANVNIGTSGAEIGGAFGGEKETGGGRESGSDAWKVYMRRQTNTINYSDELPLAQGIKFDL